A genomic stretch from Mycobacterium malmoense includes:
- a CDS encoding replication-associated recombination protein A, whose translation MPKAVSDGLFDLPGAPQTTNPDLGASAGTPLAVRMRPASLDEVVGQDHLLAPGSPLRRLVEGSGVASVILYGPPGSGKTTLAALISQTTGRRFEALSALSAGVKDVRAVIEGARRALLSGEQTVLFIDEVHRFSKTQQDALLSAVENRVVLLVAATTENPSFSVVAPLLSRSLILQLRPLTSDDIRAVVRRAIDDPRGLGGRVTVAPEAVDLLVRLAAGDARRALTALEVAAEANEAVTVETVERSLDEAAVRYDRDGDQHYDVISAFIKSVRGSDVDAALHYLARMLVAGEDPRFVARRLLILASEDIGMADPTALQTAVAAAQTVQLIGMPEAQLTLAHATIHLAAAPKSNAVTTALAAAMDDIKAGKAGLVPPHLRDGHYSGAAALGNAQGYKYSHDAPDGVAAQQYPPDELVGVDYYRPAGRGGEREMAGRLDRLRAIIRGKR comes from the coding sequence ATGCCTAAAGCCGTGTCCGACGGTCTGTTTGACCTCCCCGGCGCGCCGCAGACCACCAATCCCGACCTGGGCGCGTCGGCCGGTACACCGCTGGCGGTCCGGATGCGTCCGGCATCGCTGGACGAGGTGGTCGGGCAGGACCACTTGTTGGCGCCGGGATCGCCGCTGCGGCGGCTGGTCGAGGGCTCGGGCGTGGCGTCGGTCATCCTGTACGGCCCGCCGGGCAGCGGAAAGACGACGCTGGCCGCGCTGATCTCGCAGACGACCGGCCGGCGATTCGAGGCGCTGTCGGCGCTGTCGGCCGGCGTCAAGGACGTTCGGGCCGTTATAGAAGGGGCGCGCAGGGCGCTCCTCTCCGGCGAGCAGACCGTGCTGTTCATCGACGAGGTGCACCGCTTCTCCAAGACCCAGCAGGACGCCCTGCTCTCCGCCGTGGAGAACCGGGTGGTGTTGCTGGTGGCGGCCACCACCGAGAACCCGTCGTTCTCCGTGGTGGCGCCGCTGCTGTCGCGGTCGCTGATCCTGCAGCTGCGGCCGCTGACCTCCGACGACATCCGCGCCGTCGTGCGGCGCGCCATCGACGATCCCCGCGGCCTGGGCGGGCGGGTCACCGTGGCGCCCGAGGCCGTCGACCTGCTGGTGCGATTGGCGGCCGGCGACGCCCGCCGGGCGCTGACAGCGCTGGAGGTGGCGGCCGAGGCCAACGAGGCGGTGACCGTCGAGACCGTCGAGCGGTCCCTGGACGAGGCCGCGGTGCGCTACGACCGCGACGGCGACCAGCACTACGACGTCATCAGCGCCTTCATCAAGTCGGTGCGCGGTTCCGACGTCGACGCCGCGCTGCACTACCTGGCCCGGATGCTCGTCGCCGGTGAGGATCCACGGTTCGTCGCGCGCCGGCTGCTGATCCTGGCCAGCGAGGACATCGGCATGGCCGATCCGACCGCGCTGCAGACCGCGGTCGCCGCCGCGCAGACCGTGCAGCTGATCGGCATGCCCGAGGCGCAGCTGACGCTGGCGCACGCCACCATCCACCTGGCCGCCGCGCCGAAGTCGAATGCCGTCACCACCGCGCTGGCCGCCGCGATGGACGACATCAAGGCGGGCAAGGCGGGCCTGGTGCCGCCCCATCTGCGCGACGGGCACTACTCGGGTGCGGCGGCGCTGGGCAACGCCCAGGGCTACAAGTATTCCCACGACGCCCCGGATGGCGTTGCCGCCCAACAATATCCGCCCGACGAGCTGGTGGGCGTGGACTACTATCGGCCGGCCGGCCGCGGCGGTGAACGCGAGATGGCCGGCCGGCTGGACCGGCTGCGCGCGATCATCCGCGGGAAACGGTGA
- a CDS encoding secondary thiamine-phosphate synthase enzyme YjbQ, whose amino-acid sequence MLDVDTSRCRIVDLTDAVRRFCFSYGDGLCNVFVPHATAGVAIIETGAGSDDDLVDTLERLLPRDDRYRHAHGSEGHGADHVLPAIVAPSVTVPVASGDPQLGTWQSIVLVDLNRDNPRRSVRLSFLEG is encoded by the coding sequence GTGCTGGATGTGGACACCAGCCGTTGCCGCATCGTCGATCTCACCGATGCGGTGCGCCGGTTCTGCTTCAGCTATGGCGACGGTCTGTGCAACGTGTTCGTCCCGCATGCGACGGCCGGGGTGGCGATCATCGAGACCGGCGCCGGCTCCGACGACGACCTGGTCGACACGTTGGAACGGCTGTTGCCGCGCGACGACCGTTACCGGCACGCGCACGGCTCCGAGGGCCACGGCGCCGACCACGTGCTGCCGGCGATCGTCGCGCCGTCGGTGACGGTGCCGGTCGCCAGCGGCGACCCGCAGCTGGGCACCTGGCAAAGCATCGTGCTGGTCGACCTCAACCGGGACAACCCGCGGCGGTCGGTGCGGTTGAGCTTTTTGGAGGGTTAG
- a CDS encoding type II toxin-antitoxin system Phd/YefM family antitoxin — MTKSAAIRVGVHEAKTRMSELLRLVDSGQEIEIARGGEPVAKLVPFRSPEIRRLGIDHGVYAVPDDFDAPLPDDVLHSFYR; from the coding sequence ATGACTAAGTCCGCTGCCATCAGGGTCGGCGTCCACGAGGCGAAGACCCGCATGTCGGAGCTGCTGCGGCTGGTCGACAGCGGGCAGGAGATCGAGATCGCCCGCGGCGGTGAACCCGTGGCCAAGCTGGTGCCGTTTCGCTCCCCAGAGATCCGCCGCTTGGGCATAGACCACGGCGTCTACGCCGTGCCCGACGATTTCGATGCACCGTTACCCGACGACGTCCTCCACAGCTTCTACCGGTGA
- a CDS encoding DUF2126 domain-containing protein: MSIKVALEHRTSYTFDRPVRVHPHVVRLRPAPHSRTPIEAYSLRVEPSDHFINWQQDAVGNFLARLVFPNPTNRLTITVGLIADLKVINPFDFFIEDWAEAWPATGLAYPRALADDLEPYLRPVDEGGDGSGPGELVRAWLRDFTAPEGARTIDFLVALNRAVNADVAYSVRMEPGVQTPDFTLRTGVGSCRDSAWLLVSILRQLGLAARFVSGYLVQLASDVEALDGPSGPAADFTDLHAWTEVYVPGAGWIGLDPTSGLFAGEGHIPLAATPHPATAAPISGGTEPCESVLEFSNTVTRVHEDPRVTLPYTDEAWRTICDVGRRVDERLAAGDVRLTVGGEPTFVSVGIHPDKSAEEWTTAADGPHKRRRASDLAARLKAAWAPRGLIQRGQGRWYPGEPLPRWQIALYWRTDGRPLWTDDTLLADPWINPPDPVGGCVDKDAGYRVLAAIADGFALPPSQVRPAYEDPLSRLAAKVRMPQGNPVSSDDDLTEDSPAGRAALLARLDESTSAPAAFVLPLHRRDDDLGWASANWRLRRGRIVLLDGDSPAGLRLPLDSISWRPPRASFDVDPLTVGDALPAEPGTAVLVDPETAPPTAMVAEVRDGLLHVFMPPTEALEHFVDLIARVEAAAAKVHCPVVIEGYGPPPDPRLRSTTITPDPGVIEVNVAPTASFAEQAQLLETLYEQARLARLSTESFDVDGTHGGTGGGNHITLGGVTPADSPLLRRPDLLVSLLTYWQRHPSLSYVFAGRFVGTTSQAPRVDEGRADALYELEIAFAEIARLGGGGPKNTARPWVTDRALRHLLTDITGNTHRAEFCIDKLYSPDSPRGRLGLLELRGFEMPPHLRMAMVQSLLVRSLVAWFWDEPLRAPLIRHGANLHGRYLLPHFLIHDIADVAADLRAHGIAFETSWLDPFTEFRFPRIGTAVFDGVEIELRGAIEPWNTLGEEATATGTARYVDSSVERIQVRIIGADRHRYVVTVDGYPVPLLATDNPDIHVGGVRFKAWQPPSALHPTISTDVPLRFELIDLTTATSRGGCTYHVAHPGGRAYDEPPVNAVEAESRRARRFEATGFTPGKLDLSALRERQARILTDVGAPGILDLRRVRTVQQ; encoded by the coding sequence GTGAGCATCAAAGTTGCGCTGGAGCACCGCACCAGCTACACCTTTGACCGGCCGGTCCGGGTGCATCCGCACGTCGTGCGGCTGCGCCCGGCGCCCCACTCGCGCACGCCCATCGAGGCCTATTCGCTGCGCGTCGAACCGAGCGACCACTTCATCAACTGGCAGCAGGACGCGGTGGGCAATTTCCTTGCCCGCCTGGTGTTTCCGAATCCCACGAACCGGCTGACCATCACCGTCGGGCTCATCGCCGACCTCAAGGTGATCAACCCGTTCGACTTCTTCATCGAGGACTGGGCCGAGGCGTGGCCCGCCACCGGGTTGGCCTACCCCAGGGCTTTGGCCGACGACCTCGAGCCGTACCTGCGGCCCGTCGACGAAGGCGGTGACGGCTCGGGTCCCGGCGAGCTCGTGCGGGCGTGGTTGCGTGACTTCACCGCGCCGGAGGGCGCTCGCACCATCGACTTCCTGGTCGCGCTCAACCGCGCGGTCAACGCCGACGTCGCCTACAGCGTGCGCATGGAACCCGGGGTCCAGACACCGGATTTCACGCTGCGCACCGGCGTCGGGTCGTGCCGGGACTCGGCGTGGCTGCTGGTGTCGATCCTGCGCCAGCTGGGCCTGGCCGCCCGGTTCGTGTCCGGCTACCTGGTGCAGCTGGCCTCCGACGTCGAGGCGCTCGACGGGCCGTCGGGACCCGCCGCCGACTTCACCGACCTGCACGCCTGGACCGAGGTGTACGTCCCCGGCGCGGGCTGGATCGGGCTGGACCCGACGTCCGGGCTGTTCGCCGGCGAGGGCCACATCCCGCTGGCGGCCACGCCGCACCCGGCGACCGCGGCGCCCATCAGCGGCGGCACCGAGCCCTGCGAATCGGTGCTGGAGTTCTCCAACACCGTCACCCGGGTCCACGAGGACCCGCGCGTCACGCTGCCCTACACCGACGAGGCGTGGCGGACGATCTGCGATGTCGGCCGGCGCGTGGACGAGCGGCTGGCCGCGGGCGACGTCCGGCTGACCGTCGGCGGGGAGCCGACGTTTGTGTCGGTGGGCATCCACCCGGACAAGTCGGCCGAGGAGTGGACGACGGCCGCCGACGGTCCGCACAAGCGGCGGCGCGCGTCCGATCTGGCCGCCCGCCTGAAGGCGGCGTGGGCCCCGCGGGGGCTGATCCAGCGCGGACAGGGCAGATGGTATCCGGGAGAACCGTTGCCGCGCTGGCAGATTGCGCTCTACTGGCGCACCGACGGCCGACCGCTGTGGACCGACGACACGCTGCTGGCCGACCCCTGGATCAACCCGCCGGACCCCGTCGGCGGCTGCGTTGACAAGGACGCCGGCTACCGGGTGCTCGCCGCGATTGCCGACGGCTTTGCGCTGCCGCCCTCGCAGGTCCGGCCGGCCTACGAGGATCCGCTGTCCCGGCTGGCGGCCAAAGTGCGCATGCCCCAGGGAAACCCGGTGTCATCGGATGACGATCTCACCGAGGACTCCCCCGCCGGCCGCGCCGCGCTGCTGGCGCGCCTCGACGAATCCACTTCGGCCCCAGCCGCTTTCGTGCTGCCGCTGCACCGCCGCGACGACGACCTCGGCTGGGCCAGCGCCAACTGGCGGCTGCGCCGCGGCCGCATCGTGTTGCTCGACGGGGACTCTCCCGCGGGCCTGCGGCTGCCGCTGGATTCGATCAGCTGGCGGCCGCCACGCGCGTCGTTCGACGTCGACCCCCTGACGGTGGGGGACGCGCTGCCGGCGGAGCCGGGCACCGCCGTGCTCGTGGACCCCGAGACCGCGCCGCCGACCGCGATGGTCGCCGAGGTCCGCGACGGGCTGCTGCACGTCTTCATGCCGCCCACCGAGGCGCTCGAGCACTTCGTCGACCTCATCGCCCGCGTCGAGGCCGCGGCGGCAAAGGTCCACTGCCCGGTGGTGATCGAGGGCTACGGCCCGCCGCCGGACCCGCGGCTGAGGTCGACGACGATCACCCCCGACCCGGGCGTCATCGAGGTCAACGTGGCGCCCACCGCCAGCTTCGCCGAGCAAGCGCAGCTGCTGGAAACGCTGTACGAACAGGCCCGGCTGGCCCGTCTTTCTACGGAGTCGTTCGACGTCGACGGCACGCACGGCGGCACCGGCGGCGGCAACCACATCACGCTCGGCGGCGTCACGCCCGCGGACTCGCCGCTGCTGCGCCGTCCCGACCTGCTGGTCTCGCTGCTGACGTACTGGCAGCGGCACCCGTCGTTGTCCTATGTGTTCGCCGGGCGATTCGTCGGCACCACGTCGCAGGCGCCGCGGGTCGACGAGGGCCGCGCCGACGCGCTGTACGAGCTCGAGATCGCGTTCGCCGAGATCGCGCGGCTGGGAGGCGGTGGGCCAAAAAACACCGCGCGACCGTGGGTGACCGACCGCGCGCTGCGGCACCTGCTCACCGACATCACCGGCAACACCCATCGCGCCGAGTTCTGCATCGACAAGCTCTACAGCCCCGACAGCCCCCGCGGCAGGCTCGGGCTGCTGGAGCTGCGCGGCTTCGAGATGCCGCCGCACCTGCGGATGGCGATGGTGCAGTCGCTGCTGGTGCGCTCGCTGGTGGCGTGGTTCTGGGACGAGCCGCTGCGCGCCCCGCTGATCCGGCACGGCGCCAACCTGCACGGCCGATACCTGTTGCCGCACTTCCTGATTCACGACATCGCCGACGTGGCCGCCGACCTGCGCGCACACGGCATCGCGTTCGAGACCAGCTGGCTGGACCCGTTCACCGAGTTCCGCTTCCCGCGCATCGGCACCGCGGTCTTCGACGGCGTGGAGATCGAGCTGCGCGGCGCGATCGAACCGTGGAACACCCTCGGCGAGGAGGCCACCGCCACCGGCACCGCCCGCTACGTCGACTCGTCGGTGGAACGCATCCAGGTCCGCATCATCGGCGCCGACCGCCACCGCTACGTGGTGACGGTCGACGGCTACCCGGTGCCGTTGCTGGCGACCGACAACCCCGACATCCACGTCGGCGGCGTGCGTTTCAAGGCGTGGCAGCCGCCCAGCGCGCTGCACCCGACCATCAGCACCGACGTCCCGCTGCGGTTCGAGCTGATCGACCTCACCACCGCAACGTCGCGCGGCGGCTGCACCTACCACGTCGCCCATCCCGGCGGCCGCGCCTACGACGAGCCACCGGTCAACGCCGTGGAGGCCGAGTCCCGCCGCGCCCGCCGCTTCGAGGCGACCGGCTTCACCCCGGGCAAGCTCGACCTGTCCGCCCTGCGGGAGCGACAGGCCCGGATCCTCACCGACGTCGGCGCGCCGGGCATCCTCGACCTGCGGCGCGTGCGTACCGTGCAGCAGTGA
- a CDS encoding type II toxin-antitoxin system VapC family toxin: MKRYLVDTHVWLWMQSDPDRLRDEAREIVQDARNSVLLSAASAWEIAIKYRLGKLPLPEAPASYLPDRMRRSGTSPLPVDHAHALRTAELPDHHRDPFDRLLIAQAQLLDLTIMTADEQLSAYDVAVVAA; the protein is encoded by the coding sequence GTGAAGCGCTACCTCGTCGACACCCATGTGTGGCTGTGGATGCAGTCCGACCCCGACCGGCTACGCGACGAAGCACGCGAAATCGTCCAGGACGCCCGCAACAGCGTTCTCCTCTCGGCCGCCAGCGCCTGGGAGATCGCGATCAAATACCGGCTCGGCAAACTCCCGTTGCCCGAAGCGCCGGCCTCCTACCTGCCCGATCGGATGCGCCGTTCCGGAACGTCTCCGCTGCCGGTCGACCACGCACACGCGCTGCGAACCGCCGAGCTTCCGGATCACCACCGGGATCCGTTCGACCGGCTCCTCATCGCCCAGGCGCAGCTGCTCGACCTGACGATCATGACGGCCGACGAACAGCTGTCTGCCTATGACGTCGCGGTCGTCGCGGCATGA
- a CDS encoding circularly permuted type 2 ATP-grasp protein produces MASPNWHATAVTGTAADRYDADRLLAGYRAARAQEALFDLRSPGSKGPGVGYDEFVDHEGNVRPAWSELADAVAERGRAGLDRLRSVVHGLIDNDGITYTEVDSGPDGQGLEPRPWSLDTLPIVVSAADWDLLEAGLVQRSRLLDAVLADLYGPRSLLTEGVLPPELVFAHPGYVRAANGVEVPGHHQLFMHACDVSRLPDGGFQVNADWTQAPSGAGYALADRRVVAHAIPDLYERIAPRPTTPFAQALRLALIDTAPDVAQDPVVVVLTPGIYSETAFDQAYLATLLGFPLVESADLVVRDGKLWMRSLGTLKRVDVVLRRVDADYTDPLDLRADSRLGVVGLVEAQHRGTVTVVNTLGSGILESPGLLRFLPGLAERLLGEPALLHTAPVYWGGIASERSHLLANLSSLLIKSTIGGKTLVGPTLSSEQLARLAARIENTPWQWVGQELPQFSSAPTDHAGVLSSAGVGMRLFTVAQRSGYAPMIGGIGYVLAPGPAAYTLKTVAAKDVWVRPTARARAETVTLPAVEPPAKTAAGTWGVSSPRVLSDLFWMGRYGERAEGTARLLLVARDRFHVYRHHQDTEESECVPVLMVALGRITGTDTGDSDQAEMIAVAPSTLWSLTVDPDHSGSLAQSVDGLALAARAVRDQLSNDTWMVLAGVERALALQCDPPDSLAEADALLASAQAQTLVGMLTLSGVAGESMVRDVGWTVMDIGKRIERGLWLTALLRATLTTVRGTAAEQTIIEATLVACESSVIYRRRTVGKVSVAAVTELMLFDAKNPRSLLYQLERLRADLKDLPSSSGSSRPERLVDEIGTLLRRSHPEELEGVSADGHRAELADLLDAIHAELRSLAEAITETQLALPGGMQPLWGPDERRVMPA; encoded by the coding sequence ATGGCATCCCCGAATTGGCACGCGACGGCGGTCACCGGCACTGCCGCCGACCGCTACGACGCCGACCGGCTGTTGGCCGGATACCGGGCCGCGCGCGCCCAGGAAGCGCTGTTCGACCTGCGCTCACCCGGTTCGAAAGGCCCGGGGGTCGGCTACGACGAATTCGTCGACCACGAGGGGAACGTGCGGCCGGCCTGGTCCGAGCTGGCCGACGCGGTCGCGGAGCGCGGCAGGGCCGGGCTGGACCGGTTGCGCTCGGTGGTGCACGGCCTCATCGACAACGACGGCATCACCTACACCGAGGTCGATTCCGGCCCGGACGGCCAGGGTTTGGAGCCGAGGCCCTGGAGCCTGGACACCCTGCCGATCGTCGTGTCGGCGGCCGACTGGGACCTGCTGGAGGCTGGGCTGGTGCAGCGGTCGCGACTCCTCGATGCCGTGCTGGCGGACCTGTACGGGCCGCGCAGCCTGCTCACCGAGGGCGTCCTGCCGCCGGAGCTGGTGTTCGCCCACCCCGGTTACGTGCGCGCCGCCAACGGCGTCGAAGTGCCCGGGCACCACCAGCTTTTCATGCACGCCTGTGACGTCAGCCGGCTGCCGGACGGCGGCTTTCAGGTCAACGCCGACTGGACGCAGGCGCCCTCGGGCGCCGGCTACGCGCTGGCCGACAGACGCGTTGTGGCGCACGCGATTCCGGACCTCTACGAGCGGATCGCGCCGCGACCGACGACGCCGTTCGCCCAGGCGTTGCGGCTGGCGCTGATCGACACCGCACCCGACGTCGCCCAGGACCCGGTGGTGGTGGTGCTCACCCCGGGCATCTACTCCGAGACCGCCTTCGACCAGGCGTATCTGGCGACCCTGCTGGGTTTCCCGCTGGTGGAAAGCGCCGACCTGGTGGTGCGCGACGGCAAGCTGTGGATGCGCTCGCTGGGCACGTTGAAACGCGTCGACGTGGTGCTGCGCCGCGTCGACGCGGACTACACCGACCCGCTGGACCTACGCGCCGATTCCCGGCTCGGCGTGGTCGGCTTGGTGGAGGCGCAACACCGCGGGACGGTGACCGTGGTCAACACGCTGGGCAGCGGCATCCTGGAAAGCCCTGGGCTGCTGCGCTTTTTGCCAGGGCTGGCCGAACGCTTGCTCGGGGAACCCGCGCTGCTGCACACCGCGCCGGTCTATTGGGGCGGCATCGCCAGCGAACGCTCGCACCTGCTGGCCAATCTCTCGTCGCTGTTGATCAAGTCCACCATCGGCGGGAAAACCCTTGTCGGACCCACACTTTCGTCCGAGCAGCTGGCTCGATTGGCCGCGCGAATCGAGAACACGCCGTGGCAGTGGGTCGGCCAGGAGCTGCCGCAATTCTCGTCGGCGCCCACCGACCATGCCGGCGTGCTGTCGTCGGCCGGCGTGGGCATGCGGTTGTTCACGGTTGCCCAGCGCAGCGGGTATGCGCCGATGATCGGCGGCATCGGCTACGTGCTGGCGCCCGGGCCCGCCGCATACACGCTGAAAACCGTTGCGGCAAAGGATGTCTGGGTTCGGCCAACGGCGCGGGCGCGGGCCGAGACGGTAACACTGCCGGCCGTGGAGCCACCGGCGAAGACCGCCGCGGGCACGTGGGGGGTCAGCTCGCCGCGGGTGCTGTCCGACCTGTTCTGGATGGGACGCTACGGCGAGCGCGCGGAGGGGACGGCCCGGTTGCTGCTCGTGGCCCGCGACCGCTTCCACGTCTACCGGCATCACCAGGACACCGAAGAAAGCGAGTGCGTGCCGGTGCTGATGGTCGCGCTGGGCCGAATTACCGGGACCGACACCGGCGACAGCGACCAGGCCGAGATGATTGCCGTCGCCCCGTCGACGCTCTGGTCGCTGACGGTGGACCCGGATCACTCGGGATCCCTTGCCCAGTCGGTGGACGGGCTGGCGCTGGCCGCCAGGGCGGTGCGCGACCAATTGTCCAACGACACCTGGATGGTGCTGGCCGGGGTGGAGCGTGCGCTTGCGCTCCAGTGCGACCCGCCGGACTCCCTCGCCGAAGCCGACGCCCTGCTCGCGTCGGCCCAGGCGCAGACGCTGGTCGGGATGCTGACGCTGTCGGGGGTGGCCGGCGAGTCGATGGTGCGTGATGTGGGCTGGACGGTGATGGACATCGGCAAACGCATCGAGCGTGGCCTGTGGCTGACGGCGTTGTTGCGGGCGACACTGACCACCGTTCGCGGCACCGCCGCCGAGCAAACGATCATCGAGGCAACGCTGGTGGCGTGTGAATCGTCGGTCATCTACCGTCGCCGCACCGTGGGCAAGGTCAGCGTCGCGGCCGTGACCGAGTTGATGCTCTTTGACGCGAAAAACCCGCGCTCGCTGCTGTATCAGCTGGAGCGGCTGCGCGCCGATCTCAAGGACCTGCCCAGCTCGTCGGGGTCGTCGCGTCCGGAGCGGTTGGTGGACGAGATCGGCACCCTGCTGCGCCGGTCGCATCCCGAGGAGCTGGAAGGGGTTTCCGCCGACGGGCACCGCGCCGAGCTGGCCGACCTGCTCGATGCGATCCACGCCGAGCTGCGCAGCCTGGCCGAGGCCATCACCGAGACGCAGTTGGCGCTGCCCGGCGGCATGCAGCCGCTGTGGGGTCCCGACGAGCGGCGGGTGATGCCCGCGTGA